Within Sardina pilchardus chromosome 21, fSarPil1.1, whole genome shotgun sequence, the genomic segment AAATGTAATCCATTCCGTGAGACCATCCCTGACTATCCCTGAGCCCTGGCTGAGAGACCTGGAAAACAAAGCCAGCGATTCAGCGCTACAGTAACAACAGTTTCACAGAGGTTCGAATGAAACGTGCGGAACTCACAAGAACATAACTGACCTAGTGATAATCCAACCATTCTCCTTTCTGCTGTTCTCCAATTTCCATTATTGTTTGAATCCATAGAACACCTTTAAAGACTTCACTTATTGTCCATTGATTGAAATCCTCTTTACATGTCTATCAATGGCATGCTTAACCTGTGTACAGTGGCTGTCTGTTGAAATCACATATATCTATGGTTAAAATACTGTAAGTGCAAGATTATGTTTCTGAAAAATAAAACCAGACCATGGGCATCTTTTCAAGTGGGGTGGCCATGCGATGACCTATGTAGCGATTAAAGTAATTATTGcaggaagtaggcctatagttttACAATGTTGCCATCATCATAATGGGGTGACTAAGTTCCAGACTTGAGTTAATGTTGAATTTCTCTTGATGTTAAATTTGCTCTGGACTAGGAAATGGCTCATCTGCCTTTAGATGTTTAAGTCATATTCACACAAGCTGATATTGTGAATAAGTCCACACAGTAGCTGCtacacaataaaatacaaacctGAAAAGACCCTTgtgctttttaatttttaataCAACAGATTAACTCTAGATTCTTTGATACTTCAGGGGGTAGATTGAACATCTAATCATACATATTTTAAACTGCAGAGTTATGACTGCATAGAATGATAAGGGTGGTGTAATGGTGTCACTAAATAGGTTAGAGGAAGCGTATTCCTTGTTAATCTAGTTAATCTTGACGATACAGGAGATAAAAGCTACAGAGCTACCTAGAAGAGAATAACATAAGATACAGAGCTGCAgcaataaaataacatttaagtTAAAGTGCTGAGGAGATCATGACTAAGAATTACAGCAATAGAATACAATTCACAGAACtactttgaataaaataaaaatgtaagtgTAAACTACCTCATTGGGCCATAACATTTGAGCTACAGTGCAGAGAAGATATAGAATTACCACTGTGCCTGTCAATACTAGGATAGGAGAACCTACTGTCTATTTGAAGTTCTAGTCAAAGTATGGTAGGAGGACAAGTGGTAGAAAAGGATGTAGAGAAGGGAAGTGCATGGAAAGTGCACATCAGGTGTGTGAGGTTGTCATTCCGTGAGAGAAATTCTGTGAAAATATGCTTTTTTTCCAGAAAAATGTTTATTAAAttcaaaatactttttttcttcAGAGACAAAACCTCTTTCccctttaaaaaatgaaaacaaaaaacacagatactgtatttgTCTACACTCTGCATGGTACAAGCGTGTATTACAGTGGACCTAATGAATAAAGATCAATAAAGAGTCAGTGAACATTCATTTCAGTACATCTTTAAAGACTTCCTGTTAAAGCTATTAACAAAATGTACATAGTAATAATGCAGGAACCCCATACTACAATTTACTGTCCTGCACATCTGCAATTAAAATACAAAAGAGATCACAAAACAACAGCTGTTATTTCTGCTCTTTGCCTTTTGTCTTTCTATACACCATTTCTCTGAAGCTGGACAgaatcttgctctctctcttccttctctcctcctggttGAAAGATGCCAGGGCTCTCTTCTCATCAGCACTGTAGATCTGATTTTCCTTTCTCAGACGCACAGCCTCCATACGACGATGTCTGAGGAATTAAGCGGGATGTCATTTCATAGTCAATATCAGCaacacaaaaatgcaaaaatccCAAGCATGATTATAAATTGCTTGCAGTCCACAATCACACCCACTCCCAGAACTAAACAAAGATGTCCATACCTGCTTCCACTCATCACATAACCAGATTTTTCATAAGAAGCAATTTCATCACTGGTCAGTCCGATTTCACCTCTTCTTGGGATACGCTTTCCTGCCTTCACATATTCCGCCATGGCTGCGCCTTCACCTGGTAGGAGGGCGTGTCCAAAGCTAatatggagaggaggagcaacACGTCAGTGATGTTAAAAGAAACTTTAATCCTAAACTTTCAACCATAGTTAATAACAATCACGTTCAAACACTTGAGAATAGACTCAGAAGGGATATCatcaccctcctcctcatcagacATGTGGTATATGCCAAACTACTCACTCTAGGGGTTTGTCATCCTGGGACAGGTGGGTGAGTGGAGTCTCGGGGCCAACAATGTTTTCAGTCTTCTCCACCCAGAGATCTTCATTaacgtcctcctcctcatcggACTGGTCACTGCTCGAGCTGCTGGATTCTTTGCGACTTTTCTTGGCCTTCTTCTTCTTGGACTTCTTCCTGGAGGAAGAATCGATTGTATAGTTTTATATGAAATCTTAAACTACTCTGTTTGCCAATAACATGCAGGAAAAGCCCGTCAACAACATATCTTGTATAACTTAGACTCTATATACTTTttgcttttcttcttctttttcttctttttcacttCTTCTTctgcaaaacagaaaaaagtaTTACACACAGCTCTGAATAAATTAAATACAAGGGATGAATTCATCAATAAATGTCAACAGACAtgcctacatactgtagaataTTGGCATTTTTCTTTTAAGCATATTCTCTAATCTCTTTGTCTAAGTCACAGAAACGACCGAGAAAGAATGTTTATTGTAAGCAGACCGAATGCCAAATGGTGTACTTAGTCAATTTCTTCCCCCACAAGAGACATCTGAATTCAATCTGACCAGGAAGGCCATATCACTACCTGTCCCCTTCTCCAATCTCACCCCACACAAGAATGTCTGTGAATATATCTaaccatgagtgttctagaTTTGGGTTGATGGTCTTGGCTTCACTTTGTAAcattgtgctgtactgtgcatGGAGCAGAGCTACCATAACTCTGCTGTAACATCCAGAATAAAGAACTATTCTTTCGTAAACCCGCCTCAAGTTTGAGCTGCTCTAGCTACGTTGGATTAACATTGAATCAACTCTGTCAACTCATTTGGAATTAAGGAGATGACAGCTTTTAATAACATTCTTCAATACCTTCTGAATCACTCTCTGATTCACTGTCCTCAGAGtgttttttgcttttcttcttctttgacTTCTttgacttcttcttcttctttttcttcttctcctctatgacaaaataaaaatattttttttgtttgttttgttgtcattttgtttGAATGCAACTGCAAGACTCCATTAAATCATGTGTCATGACACATATAGCACCCTCCAAATGTACAGCCCACAtatgttttggttcattgacctgctGTATCATGCAATCGTGATCCACTTATAGTGTACTGGTAGAAACTGGCAGATTTGATGATCAGCTTTTAAAATTAGAGCTCATTACCACCAGCCCCAAAAATATCCCACCCTTCATCATATTTATCATTAGACATGGGGTTCTTTTCTGTATAGTTATTGTTCCATGTATGGCAAAACCTCGGGTGTTTGATGCCAAAAGCTCATTTCATCTGAAAATGGAACAAGATTGCAGACAAAGTCCCTGTAGCATTCAGTATCGCATATATCCTGTAACATAACATATTAATAATTAAATGACAGACAGAGCTGTGACTTATGGAAAATATCCTATTGTGACTTTTCTGACAAAAATTGCAATCGTGACTTGATTTGTAAAATTATTTTTGAACGGTAAACTTcagttcaatattccaaattTCTCTTAGTTGAGCCAGTTGTAACTGGTAACTGGTGAGTATGCTTAGTGCATGAGAAGTGCAACAGGTGTACTTGTCACACTAGTACTACACACTGTCTGACAAACAAAGGGGACAGACAGACCTTTATTAGAATCGCCAATGTGAAGAGTTAGTATAATGCACAATATTGAATAATCCATGTTCATTTCATACCTTCAGAACTTGAGTCTGAGTTACTGTTTTTCACATCCTCTTCAACTGGGGTGTGCTCATCAGAACtatagcaaaaacaaaaacaagtggGTGTTAACCTCGGGACAATAATTAATTCGTCATTTTACAGTTATATCAGCAGGGATGACACTtactctggctctctcactcttggTGAATATCCCCAAACTTCTGGTGAACCCAGCTCACCAATTCGCTCTCGCTCTTGCAAACGCCTGTTAGGATCAGAGGTGAAGTAAGCATGACCTGTGCCAAAGGAAGCTGGTGCGCAAGAAAATATAAGGAACGAAGAACAGTGTACAGAATTTCTTTATCCATCACCTTGCATTGAATGCCTCCTGTCGTTGGCGCTGTGCATCATCCCTATGATCATAATACTCAGACCTCGAACCAGGCCCATGCCGAGTATCTCGCTGATCAGCCCAGCCGGATCGTTCTCTCGACCTGGAGCGGCTACGAGAGCTAGCCGTCCGAAATCTTGGTCTAGCTCTACTTTTACGCTCTTCTTTGACAAAGTAGTTTTCGTATTTCCAGTTTTTCACCTCAGGGCTTGCCTCACGAGAACTTCCACTGCTTGATCGACTGTGACGCCGTCGTTTGGGGCTAACGGGCTCGCCGTTTTTAGATTCATGTTCTGGGCGATAATTCTCAGGCATCCTCGTTCAAATCTAAAATTTCAAACACATATAATCTCAAAAGTCACCAACACGGTGTTGATAATAGGAATAATGCGTCACGATATGAAACTCGCTAGGCTAAGCGTTAACGTAATGGTAGCTAGTAGCTAAAATTGCGTTGGACTAACGATTGCTAGATATATACCTATCGTCTTAAGGATATCCAATAATAATAGCTGAAATTTCGGTCATACCTCTCTACATATATCCCTTAAACCCACAGACTTATCACAGGTAAGAAATGAATTTGCAAATTGTACTAATTCATCTTATTACGCTAGCCTCTAGCAAAACAATCGCCATGACTGACTGAGGAAGCATgggaacaaggcatcaataatgTACTAACAGGACATTTCGGTCAGTAAATATAAAACGTTTATATTATAATTTGACGATCACTCGATGGGTGATATCTGAAGTGCAGGGACTAGTATCAAATATATGTATAGCGcaatttgtgtttttattttattcaatcAGATTTTATTTAGCGTCATGAAGGCTTGTTCGTGACTTTTACTTTGATAAATAATTGTCCAGCGCCGGTGGTACGCCGGAAATGAAGTTTTTACTTATTTCAGTCACTCTGTGAAGAACAGGAAATTATATGAACTGTTGTAAACAAAcctgagaggagaaaggagattTCACATTTGACCAACGTGGGCATCCTTGTGGACTGAACGAAAGTAAAGTTCAGTAAATAAGGTGTTTATGTGCACttatattttttaatgatacaATATTATCTCTGACTCTGAGGAAAGGGAAAACGTACCGTAACGGCACTTCACAGACTCAAAGAGTGTCCTGTCACTTTCACGAAATTGTCATTATTCTAACATAAAATGCTTTGAGCAACCGCTACCAGACGCGCTTAGGTAGGGGCACTGGTCTGTTCTATTTGGTCATGAATACATTGTGAGTGACAAGATTATTGGCATAATTAACTTGCGTAGCACGCGTTGTCTAAACAAATCGGTATGCGACTCCTGTTGGTCATGCATTGCGTGGCAGGTTGCTCCGACTGTCTGGAACAAGAAAGGAAACGTTTTGTTGTCCAAAGCAATATCACCCGTGGTCTTTTTTACAATTGGGTGACTGTAAAGTAAGCGGGCTTGGCGTTGCAGGTAAAAGATGCATTCAATCTTAAcaatcatttgttttttttattgctaaCAGCGTATCATTTTACCGTAATAAAATCCACGAGCTAGCTAGTAGCTAGGCCGCAACCTGCAGACAGGGTAACTAGCAAACATTGGTTAGAGGGAACGTCGGCTATCTACATGCATGCTTGGATTAAGATTGGGGCATTTGGAGATTGGGAGCGAGCTAGTAGTCTGACATTGTATCATAAGTTATTCAAACAAAACTAGATACAGATGTGAAAGATACATTATAAGTTGTTTTCAGTTGTTTTCCAAATGCTAGTTAGCTATAGCTAGCAAGCATCAGCGAAGTTTTGGTTTGAAGTCGAGGCCCGCACGGTGAACACTGTGATCATAATCGGATCTTTCTAAGTTAACTAGTCACCTAGCTAACTTTTTCTTTAGTTAAGAAATTACAGGTAACGTGATTCTGGTAGGGTATGGTGTACCAGTATTCCAACTCCATTGTATGAATTGGCCACAGTAACTACCGTGCCGCTATTTGTATCAGTTAGATTAAACAGCTACACAAGGTGTTAGCATAACGTTAGCTAAGAATAATTAAAAGCTAGCGTTGTTACAAGACAGTCACATCCTTATCTCTCACACATTGTAACGTTATGCTATTAGAAGTTGCAGTCTAATATCTGCAATTTGTAGATTGAGTACCTATCCTATTTCCATGACCGTAAATGGGAGCTATGGCGACTGTCTGGTAATTGTTCAGGTAGACATTGTAGAAGCATTAATGAATCCATAAGTAGGCTAATGACTGACCCTTGCTtttgaaatataaaaataattgATGTATGTGTTCTGGTTTGCTTTTTGCAGGGATGTCGAGCCTAAAGCTGATTTCAGCAACTGATACCCAGTTTCCTGCATCAGTGCTGAAGTCTATCAATGAACAGAGGAATAATGGATTGTTCTGTGATGTCACCATCATTGTCCAAGATCGTAAATTTAAAGCACACAAGATAATGTTGTCAGCATCCAGCACTTACTTTCGACAGCTCTTCTCTGTAGCGGGACAGGTCATTGAGTTAAATTTTATCAAGGGAGAAATATTTGAGGAGAttttaaactatatttacaCCTCTAAAATCAGCCGAGTCCGCTCTGACAAACTCGAAGATTTGATTTCAGCTGGCCAAATTTTGGGCGTGAAGTTTATTGCAAATTTAGGTGTGCCACTTGCTCAAGTAAAGGGCTTACCAGGGTTGTCAAAAGATGGCGAGGGCAGTGGCTCAAGCTCAGAGAAAAATGAATCTGGCCCACAGAGCATGCCCATTATTACTGAGTCATTTTCACTCTCTGCAGAAGAATTCAACATGTCCAAAGAGGCAGATGCAGATAATGATGATGTTCTCTTTGTTTCTAAATCAGAGCCTTCAAAGGCAGGTTCCAATAGGAAATCCTCTGAAATTATAGATGTGGATGCTGAGGAAGGACTCTCTAAACAGGGAGGGAATGAGCCATCTAAGGAAGTTAATAGGGATGCCTCAAAAGAagtggagagaaaggagaaaaatcCCATGACTGGGAAagcagatggagggaaagagtctCACCAAAATTCTCCTGTTCCCTCCCAGCGGGatgctgtctccctctctgggcCCATGATGTCCCCAGACAGCATGACCAGCGTCCCCAGCTCTCCTGCAGGGTCCTCCACTCACAGCCAGCCCACCACACCAGTTCGCACAAATAGCCTTGTGTCTGAGCTTCACAGCCCTCCCCTTCCCATTGATAATAATGAAGTATTGGGAGTTCAGAAGAAGAAGGTGACCACCATACTAGAACAGTCTCCTGACAGACAGGGCAAAATTAAACTCTCTGATGTACGGGGACCTGCTGGTGGCAAGAACGGTCCCGGTGGGACCGTTGTCACGGCTAAAAAGACAATAACGTTAGATAAAGCCTCAGAGATTGACTCGCTGTCCACAGGATGCAAAGTGTACGCCAACATTGGAGAGAACACCTATGACATTGTCCCAGTCAAAGAGGATCCTGGGGAAGGAGACTCAAGAACCGGTGTTGGCAAGAAGTCCGCTCATGGCACAGGGGATGCATCTAGTCTCTCACCCCGTGGCCCTAGCAAAAAGAAAGCAAAGATGGAGCCTGAAGATCATTATGAGCTTATCATGGATGGCAAGACCTTCTATGTGTGCGTCGTCTGCAAGCGCCCATATGTATGTCTGACAAGTCTCAGACGACATTTTAATACCCATTCCTGGGAGAAGAAGTATCCATGTCATTATTGCGACAAAGTCTTTGCCCTGGCTGAGTATAGAACAAAGCATGAAATCAGCCACACTGGTGAGCGAAGGTATCAGTGTCTGATGTGCAATGAGACATTCATGAATTACCAGCTGCTCTCCTCCCACTGTAAACAGGTCCACAACCAGGACCCATctgggagaaaagagaaagatgacAATGAAAACAACTTGTACCGTCTCCTGCCCTGTAAGACCCTCCAGTTCAAGCCTTACTCTTACGTGTCTGAGAACGCAGGGGGCATTCCGGTCATTAACGAGGAAGGCATCGTTCAGCACATCAACCCTGGGCGAGCCCACTTTACCAACCAGGCGCTTCAGCCCTCGGGCCAGAGTAAGATTTTGAGCTGGGATGACATCTTTGTGGAGCCAGACGCTCACACAAGACCTGGGGCACATGCCCGACCCTTGGTGCACCCTCGCCCTGGTGCTAGTGTGAACGCTGAGGGCTCCGAGTTTGAGTTTGTCATACCAGAGACATACTGAGCGGATTAGCTCAGGGACTGCTCTGGGACTGGTGCCTTCCCCTTAGAGTTTCTTTAGAAATCATGTTTTTGGGTCCAGGTTTAGCAGATTTGACTGTTCAGCAGTAGACAATTTGACATGGACATCAGACATATGCACAGCGACTGTCATATTGCTGTGTCCTCATTTTATAGTCATTGATGCAAACTGTCTGATACAATTAACTTCATGACACAAATGTTACCAAATGCTATTACTTAATTTGCCTCTCATCCTGAGTACTGTTGACAGTTTCATGCTATTgtattggggggtggggggttgggggttgggtggTGAATATTCATGAATATCCAAATTGACTTAATGAATCATGGCTCATTTCTCATCCACACAACCAAGTACTTGTTTTAACCTTATTGGTGTATTGTGTATAAGTGTTTAGATTGAGACAACACAGGAATTAAACAATTTGGGCATGCTGCAGTTGACCATCGCCACTGCAGCAATGTTTTTCCATTCACTTAGTGAAAATTAGGCTAATATATTTTAATTTGAAAATGTCCATCACTGATTGAGTGTTAATAAATGGAACATTGTTGTTAATGCTGAGATTTTGTAAAGATTTTGTAGAAAGACTGATGTGATGTTGCACTAAGTTCCCTAAAGAGGAAAAAACATTTTGTGTAGAAGAGCAGGAATGGTGCAGCAAAGTATCACAGTGAGAAAAGGCCTCCAGCTCTGATGTGTAGGGTGGGTTAGATGTTCTTGTATTTAAGCTCATTTGTTTGAGATTTATGAGAAAAGGGATAATAATGGGTAGAatgcaaatgtatttttttgatGCATTTATTCCAGTGATGAAGTCTGTCCCCTTTCACTAGACCAAAATTATGCTATATGCTGGTCATATGTCCCACTGTAACAGTACATCAAATTAGCTGTTGGATGCCAAAAGCTGCTTTCTTTACAGTGCTATTCAAGAGAGGTTATGCCTTGAATTTGTGAAACAGGAATTCTgtcttttaaatgtttttatgaGTTCGCATAATGAAGGCTCATGCATCAAGAGTCATAacttgctttctctttcttttccagaTGTCGTTGGTATGTAGTTTTTATGTGTTGGACCGTAAACTGCCATTTTCATAATACTGCTCTGTGATATTGGTTCAGTATGAAATTACTAAATGGAAGCCCTTTTAGCTTTTATATGACGCAAAATTAACAACTGTGTATTGTGTACATAATTGTACTAAAGACCTTCTCCAGTTAACACATATTTCttttgaaatgtatttattaGGTCTTAGTGCTATACAGAATAAAATTCATCTCCACACAGTATGATGGGTTTGGTTTTATTTTGATTGCCTGGCTCTAATTCTCTCCACGTGTGGAGTGTGCATCCTGCATGTTCTTCTAATAATATGCAATGAGAAAGATGCTGAGCTGTGTCTCCACAGATTCAATTGTGCTATTGGTCATAACTTCTCGGGTAGTATGGGAACTACTGTAAACTAGCGTGTTACGTTAGTCATATGCGCCATCAAGCTGTTGATAATTTAAAgatctggttttttttttatgaacatCAGTTTATAAGTATATCTGTAATCAATCAGTTAGAAGATGACTACGGTAATCTGTGGTACACACTATACAAAATTATTGaaatgttttgaatgttgataTAGCTATTGAGATGAtatacaaaaacattttaatgaCAGGCAAATCAATTGCTTCAAGTTGAAAAATCATTTTGATAGATCAAGTGCATTATCACTGCAACCAAATGAGAGGAAACAATAGGCAGTTGACATCacattgtgtgtactgtatctcttcCATAAATGACATgaccagagaaaaaaaaggcacaaTGCACAATGTGCTGTGTGTACTTGAGTTATAAATTTGGTTTGACATGCTTAAAAGAGAAAGATGGCAACATTTACAAGTTCATGGTAACATGATATGGCTTGGTTGTGGCAATAACCATGCCATAATAACACCCACAGCAAAATGTCTAACTGATGGCGGACAATGATAACAGCATTTCTGGAAAAGTTTTCTTGTCCTGCAGATGGTTTAGGTATTTTAGAGGAAGCCATCAGATATAGTACAGTGCAAAGGGGATGACACGTTGATGATGTGAGATGT encodes:
- the nkap gene encoding NF-kappa-B-activating protein, which translates into the protein MPENYRPEHESKNGEPVSPKRRRHSRSSSGSSREASPEVKNWKYENYFVKEERKSRARPRFRTASSRSRSRSRERSGWADQRDTRHGPGSRSEYYDHRDDAQRQRQEAFNARRLQERERIGELGSPEVWGYSPRVREPDSDEHTPVEEDVKNSNSDSSSEEEKKKKKKKKSKKSKKKKSKKHSEDSESESDSEEEEVKKKKKKKKSKKKKSKKKKAKKSRKESSSSSSDQSDEEEDVNEDLWVEKTENIVGPETPLTHLSQDDKPLDFGHALLPGEGAAMAEYVKAGKRIPRRGEIGLTSDEIASYEKSGYVMSGSRHRRMEAVRLRKENQIYSADEKRALASFNQEERRKRESKILSSFREMVYRKTKGKEQK
- the zbtb33 gene encoding transcriptional regulator Kaiso — protein: MSSLKLISATDTQFPASVLKSINEQRNNGLFCDVTIIVQDRKFKAHKIMLSASSTYFRQLFSVAGQVIELNFIKGEIFEEILNYIYTSKISRVRSDKLEDLISAGQILGVKFIANLGVPLAQVKGLPGLSKDGEGSGSSSEKNESGPQSMPIITESFSLSAEEFNMSKEADADNDDVLFVSKSEPSKAGSNRKSSEIIDVDAEEGLSKQGGNEPSKEVNRDASKEVERKEKNPMTGKADGGKESHQNSPVPSQRDAVSLSGPMMSPDSMTSVPSSPAGSSTHSQPTTPVRTNSLVSELHSPPLPIDNNEVLGVQKKKVTTILEQSPDRQGKIKLSDVRGPAGGKNGPGGTVVTAKKTITLDKASEIDSLSTGCKVYANIGENTYDIVPVKEDPGEGDSRTGVGKKSAHGTGDASSLSPRGPSKKKAKMEPEDHYELIMDGKTFYVCVVCKRPYVCLTSLRRHFNTHSWEKKYPCHYCDKVFALAEYRTKHEISHTGERRYQCLMCNETFMNYQLLSSHCKQVHNQDPSGRKEKDDNENNLYRLLPCKTLQFKPYSYVSENAGGIPVINEEGIVQHINPGRAHFTNQALQPSGQSKILSWDDIFVEPDAHTRPGAHARPLVHPRPGASVNAEGSEFEFVIPETY